One window from the genome of Daphnia pulex isolate KAP4 chromosome 9, ASM2113471v1 encodes:
- the LOC124202600 gene encoding chromatin complexes subunit BAP18-like — protein sequence MNSANKVADIFGAAGLAFSTLGKLTMQLHSSENANAGSKWSEDEIEMLRSSIKRFGEDLEKISEHIKDKTVTQIHGSLKKKTFEAAGIPLSKVISQPVVQPSPLQNINSSPQQAVVVVQQQPQMINNKSTAEVTLNMLNASENEVDVEGLNFEGANEVVTS from the exons ATGAACTCTGCTAATAAGGTTGCCGATATATTTGGAGCTGCAGGATTAG cTTTCAGTACGTTGGGGAAATTGACCATGCAGCTACATTCCTCAGAAAATGCCAATGCTgg GTCAAAATGGAGTgaagatgaaattgaaatgttgagAAGTTCCATTAAGCGCTTTGGAGAAGATCTTGAAAAGATTTCTGAACATATTAAAGACAAGACAGT GACACAAATTCATGgtagtttgaagaaaaaaacttttgaggCAGCAGGTATTCCTTTGTCCAAAGTCATCAGCCAACCAGTTGTTCAACCAAGTCCACTCCAGAATATTAATTCAAGTCCTCAGCAAGCAGTTGTAGTTGTTCAACAACAGCCCCAAATGATTAATAACAAGTCAACAGCTGAAGTGACATTGAACATGTTAAATGCCtctgaaaatgaagttgaTGTTGAAGGGTTAAATTTTGAAGGAGCAAATGAAGTTGTCACATCTTGA
- the LOC124202598 gene encoding inositol 1,4,5-trisphosphate receptor-like isoform X1, with protein sequence MMNFDVHNGEKGDALRKNLLVRYFAKPASHSSKKTELYGGSGISGAGIHSTLSGGTGVGVCVGQSSSLTTHGPGGRLLSRGEMCLPEVQVYLDREGISDLVAELVMKSSLLPNVFMEAVQLGIALLEGGNPVIQRSLYTKLQSAETSAIFFKVFHDKVRESQAEIKSTMSVNTIEMASAGNNKLKDHSHEMKDHFPYDMKMKHQRMMSTRASNGNVTVGERMDPYSDSWNSSRLDDSTTTTTTLSSVNLTLENLVRQQQQPKSLTTATDSDMESKLSAKVLVMLPVFRFLQLLCENHNRDLQNFLRAQSNKKSYNLVSDDTHVPRLHLRIDDGRTGSARPLH encoded by the exons ATGATGAATTTCGATGTTCACAATGGCGAAAAG GGAGACGCATTGAGAAAGAATCTTTTAGTTCGCTACTTTGCCAAACCAGCCTCTCATAGTTCTAAAAAGACCGAGCTCTATGGCGGAAGCGGAATCTCTGGTGCTGGAATTCATTCAACATTATCTGGTGGTACTGGTGTTGGAGTTTGTGTGGGACAATCGTCATCGCTGACAACCCACGGACCTGGAGGACGTCTCCTGTCGCGAGGTGAAATGTGTTTGCCCGAGGTGCAAGTGTACCTGGACCGAGAAGGCATCTCTGATTTGGTGGCCGAATTGGTCATGAAGTCGTCGTTGTTGCCCAACGTTTTCATGGAAGCGGTCCAGTTGGGCATCGCTCTGCTGGAAGGCGGCAACCCCGTCATCCAGCGGAGTCTCTACACGAAATTGCAGTCGGCCGAGACGAGCGCCATCTTCTTCAAGGTGTTCCACGACAAAGTCAGAGAGTCGCAAGCGGAAATCAAGTCCACCATGTCGGTCAACACGATCGAAATGGCCTCGGCGGGTAACAACAAGCTCAAGGACCATTCCCATGAAATGAAGGATCATTTCCCGTACGACATGAAGATGAAACATCAACGCATGATGTCCACAAGAGCTTCAAACGGTAACGTCACTGTAGGGGAGCGCATGGATCCTTACAGTGACTCGTGGAACAGCTCCAGGTTGGATGATTCGACTACCACTACAACGACGTTGAGTAGTGTCAACTTGACGCTGGAGAACTTggtgagacaacaacaacaacccaaatcg TTAACTACGGCAACTGATTCGGACATGGAGTCCAAGTTGTCGGCTAAGGTTCTGGTAATGCTGCCCGTCTTCCGCTTCCTGCAGTTGCTGTGTGAGAATCACAATCGAGACCTGCAGAACTTTTTGCGGGCCcagtccaacaaaaaaagttacaatttAGTGTCAGACGACACTCATGTTCCTCGACTGCATTTGCGGATCGACGACGGGCGAACTGGGTCTGCTCGGCCTCTACATTAA
- the LOC124201661 gene encoding heat shock protein 83-like, whose amino-acid sequence MDTGIGMIKADLVNNLGTIAKSGTKAFMEALSAGADISMIGQFSVGSYSAYLVADKVTVHSKHNDDEQYVWESSAGGSFTIKPDHREPMGRGTKIILHLKDYPMDYLEEKKVKEVVKKNSQFICYPIKLLVEKFYLRKKIADLIRFHTSASGENQVSFKEYVSRMKENQKHIYYITGDNREQVSNSSFVERGKKRGLEVIFMTEPIDEYVVQQLKEYDGKQLVSVTKEGLELPEDDGETKKRESDKAKFEGLCKIIKDILDFALQQTSPTLGGQQGQQNISIVASSVGNLRSHKAQLHSLVQAKSSVIVDVLYRPEYLFQPGTEAQKKCDNGGFIRR is encoded by the exons ATGGATAC TGGTATCGGCATGATCAAGGCTGATTTGGTTAACAACTTGGGTACTATTGCCAAGTCTGGAACTAAAGCTTTCATGGAAGCCCTCTCTGCCGGAGCTGACATCTCCATGATTGGTCAGTTTAGTGTGGGTTCCTACTCTGCTTACCTGGTTGCCGACAAGGTGACAGTTCATTCCAAGCACAATGATGATGAGCAGTATGTTTGGGAATCGTCAGCTGGTGGTTCTTTCACCATCAAGCCTGATCACAGAGAACCCATGGGTAGAGGAACCAAGATTATCCTCCACTTGAAG GATTATCCGATGGATTACCTGGAGGAGAAGAAAGTCAAGGAGGTTGTCAAGAAGAACTCACAGTTCATTTGCTACCCAATCAAGCTATTGGTTGAGAA ATTCTACCTACGCAAGAAGATCGCTGACCTCATCCGTTTCCACACTTCCGCCTCTGGAGAAAACCAGGTTTCCTTCAAGGAATACGTTTCCCGCATGAAGGAGAACCAGAAACACATCTACTACATCACTGGTGACAACAGAGAACAAGTCAGCAACTCCTCATTCGTCGAGCGTGGCAAGAAGCGCGGATTGGAGGTCATCTTCATGACTGAGCCCATTGATGAGTACGTCGTCCAGCAGCTCAAGGAATACGATGGCAAGCAGCTCGTCTCCGTCACCAAGGAGGGTCTGGAACTCCCCGAAGATGATGGAGAAACCAAGAAACGCGAGAGCGACAAGGCCAAATTCGAGGGTCTCTGCAAAATCATAAAGGACATCTTGGACTTCGCTCTTCAACAAACCAGCCCTACACTTGGGGGCCAGCAAGgccagcaaaatatttcgatcgTAGCGTCTTCAGTCGGGAATCTTCGCAGTCACA AGGCTCAACTGCATTCTTTGGTTCAAGCCAAGTCTTCCGTTATCGTCGATGTCCTTTACCGACCGGAATACCTTTTCCAGCCTGGCACGGAAGCACAGAAAAAGTGTGACAATGGCGGATTCATTCGCAGGTAA
- the LOC124202598 gene encoding inositol 1,4,5-trisphosphate receptor-like isoform X2 → MMNFDVHNGEKGDALRKNLLVRYFAKPASHSSKKTELYGGSGISGAGIHSTLSGGTGVGVCVGQSSSLTTHGPGGRLLSRGEMCLPEVQVYLDREGISDLVAELVMKSSLLPNVFMEAVQLGIALLEGGNPVIQRSLYTKLQSAETSAIFFKVFHDKVRESQAEIKSTMSVNTIEMASAGNNKLKDHSHEMKDHFPYDMKMKHQRMMSTRASNGNVTVGERMDPYSDSWNSSRLDDSTTTTTTLSSVNLTLENLLTTATDSDMESKLSAKVLVMLPVFRFLQLLCENHNRDLQNFLRAQSNKKSYNLVSDDTHVPRLHLRIDDGRTGSARPLH, encoded by the exons ATGATGAATTTCGATGTTCACAATGGCGAAAAG GGAGACGCATTGAGAAAGAATCTTTTAGTTCGCTACTTTGCCAAACCAGCCTCTCATAGTTCTAAAAAGACCGAGCTCTATGGCGGAAGCGGAATCTCTGGTGCTGGAATTCATTCAACATTATCTGGTGGTACTGGTGTTGGAGTTTGTGTGGGACAATCGTCATCGCTGACAACCCACGGACCTGGAGGACGTCTCCTGTCGCGAGGTGAAATGTGTTTGCCCGAGGTGCAAGTGTACCTGGACCGAGAAGGCATCTCTGATTTGGTGGCCGAATTGGTCATGAAGTCGTCGTTGTTGCCCAACGTTTTCATGGAAGCGGTCCAGTTGGGCATCGCTCTGCTGGAAGGCGGCAACCCCGTCATCCAGCGGAGTCTCTACACGAAATTGCAGTCGGCCGAGACGAGCGCCATCTTCTTCAAGGTGTTCCACGACAAAGTCAGAGAGTCGCAAGCGGAAATCAAGTCCACCATGTCGGTCAACACGATCGAAATGGCCTCGGCGGGTAACAACAAGCTCAAGGACCATTCCCATGAAATGAAGGATCATTTCCCGTACGACATGAAGATGAAACATCAACGCATGATGTCCACAAGAGCTTCAAACGGTAACGTCACTGTAGGGGAGCGCATGGATCCTTACAGTGACTCGTGGAACAGCTCCAGGTTGGATGATTCGACTACCACTACAACGACGTTGAGTAGTGTCAACTTGACGCTGGAGAACTTg TTAACTACGGCAACTGATTCGGACATGGAGTCCAAGTTGTCGGCTAAGGTTCTGGTAATGCTGCCCGTCTTCCGCTTCCTGCAGTTGCTGTGTGAGAATCACAATCGAGACCTGCAGAACTTTTTGCGGGCCcagtccaacaaaaaaagttacaatttAGTGTCAGACGACACTCATGTTCCTCGACTGCATTTGCGGATCGACGACGGGCGAACTGGGTCTGCTCGGCCTCTACATTAA